A genomic window from Corticium candelabrum chromosome 8, ooCorCand1.1, whole genome shotgun sequence includes:
- the LOC134182829 gene encoding uncharacterized protein LOC134182829, with product MNTKHFMEWYQKQLLPHCPPKSVIVLDNAKYHNGVVEKVPTKTSAKKDIMAYLDKHSITYDKQRLKSELFMLLKATNPQTKYLTDVLSNDAGHDVLRLPVGHCELNPIELVWAQVKGYATDHNKDFTMRAIEQLAREGVENVTAAKWKKCVDHVIQKVENHYRTSDGVVKQAVESLVIEVGAEDSSDSEEILLGDDENDNND from the coding sequence ATGAATACCAAGCATTTTATGGAATGGTACCAAAAACAGCTATTGCCTCACTGTCCGCCCAAGTCAGTCATTGTCCTTGACAACGCCAAGTACCACAATGGTGTTGTTGAGAAAGTGCCCACCAAGACCAGCGCGAAAAAGGATATAATGGCGTACCTGGACAAGCACAGTATTACCTACGATAAGCAACGCCTGAAATCTGAGTTGTTCATGCTACTAAAGGCAACCAACCCACAAACGAAATACCTCACTGACGTTCTCTCCAATGATGCAGGTCATGATGTCCTCAGACTTCCGGTTGGCCATTGTGAACTGAATCCTATAGAACTGGTATGGGCGCAAGTCAAAGGATACGCTACAGACCACAACAAGGATTTTACAATGAGAGCCATCGAACAACTGGCCAGAGAAGGCGTTGAAAACGTGACGGCGGCCAAATGGAAGAAGTGTGTCGACCACGTTATCCAGAAAGTGGAAAACCACTACAGAACATCAGACGGCGTGGTAAAACAAGCAGTAGAAAGTCTAGTTATAGAAGTAGGTGCAGAGGactcttcagacagtgaagagatcctGCTAGGAGACGACGAGAATGATAACAATGATTAG
- the LOC134182830 gene encoding uncharacterized protein K02A2.6-like, with amino-acid sequence MGITKTLDRAKAAVWWPGMSSQLKETVENCTVCSKERSNGAEPLIPTPLPSRPGQYVGTDLFEWKGHSYLLVVDYMSRYPEIVRPSDATSNIVIEHMKSFFSRHGIPEEVRSDNGPQYSSAAVAKFASKYKFSHITSSPLHPQSNGEAERKGRTVKSLL; translated from the coding sequence ATGGGTATCACAAAGACTTTGGATCGCGCAAAAGCAGCAGTGTGGTGGCCAGGAATGAGTTCTCAATTGAAAGAGACCGTGGAGAACTGCACAGTTTGCAGCAAAGAGCGCAGCAATGGAGCTGAACCTCTCATTCCAACACCTTTGCCAAGTCGTCCCGGGCAATATGTCGGAACTGATCTCTTCGAATGGAAGGGACATTCGTATCTTCTCGTTGTAGACTATATGTCAAGGTATCCAGAAATAGTGAGACCATCAGATGCGACATCAAATATTGTGATTGAACACATGAAATCGTTCTTTTCCCGACACGGAATTCCCGAAGAAGTTCGATCAGACAATGGGCCTCAGTATTCTTCTGCCGCAGTTGCAAAATTCGCaagcaaatacaaattttcGCATATTACTAGCAGTCCGCTACACCCTCAGAGTAATGGAGAGGCTGAGCGAAAGGGCAGAACTGTGAAGAGTCTTCTCTAG